A window from bacterium encodes these proteins:
- a CDS encoding putative glycoside hydrolase: MNLNKKNKLILFLIGIIYSFCPINSEAQFTSPGSPTAISSPFKVKGIHITSWVAGNKNLFQKTLNLINETELNTVVIDIKEVDGIIAYDVDVPLAKEIKAVKRRIKNIDEIIALCDEYGLYKIARITVFKDNYLATKKPYLAVMDKSGKVWRDDKGQSWVNPYLKEVWKYNLDIALDAVKRGFDEIQFDYVRFPSDGLISNCWYGEEHSTQKQADTIIEFIKFAKQTLGAAAFLSIDVFGLTTLCKNGIGIGQKFKQIAEYVDFISPMVYPSHYAKGSYGISNPDSQPYKTIFLSIKDANQQIKETNCKIRPWLQDFSLEYTYGAKEVRDQINAVYAHGVDEWLLWNPGCKYTQNALLTEDNIRFVKNQILPKLFVESSPLPVNLPLSYSLPNTFTLQPTLTSQDKCEISHQSSTISESGKTKKGKMDKVRHE, encoded by the coding sequence ATGAATTTAAACAAGAAGAATAAACTAATCTTATTCCTTATTGGCATTATATATTCTTTCTGCCCTATAAACAGTGAGGCACAATTTACCTCGCCAGGCTCACCTACTGCAATCTCGTCACCATTTAAAGTCAAAGGAATCCATATTACCAGTTGGGTTGCAGGGAATAAAAACCTCTTTCAAAAAACCCTCAATTTAATCAATGAAACTGAACTTAATACCGTAGTAATTGACATTAAAGAAGTAGATGGAATTATTGCCTACGATGTAGATGTGCCATTGGCAAAAGAAATTAAGGCTGTTAAGAGACGAATTAAAAATATTGATGAAATTATCGCTTTATGTGATGAATACGGCCTCTACAAAATTGCCAGAATTACTGTATTCAAAGATAATTATCTGGCAACCAAAAAACCATATTTAGCGGTTATGGATAAATCAGGTAAGGTTTGGCGCGACGATAAAGGTCAAAGTTGGGTCAATCCTTATCTAAAAGAGGTCTGGAAATATAATCTTGATATTGCTCTGGATGCAGTTAAAAGAGGTTTTGATGAAATTCAGTTCGATTATGTCAGATTCCCGTCAGATGGCTTGATAAGTAATTGTTGGTATGGCGAGGAACATTCTACGCAAAAACAGGCAGATACCATTATTGAATTTATCAAATTTGCTAAACAAACACTCGGCGCAGCTGCATTTTTATCCATAGATGTTTTTGGTTTAACTACGCTTTGCAAAAATGGGATTGGCATAGGTCAGAAATTTAAGCAGATAGCTGAATATGTAGATTTTATCTCACCAATGGTCTATCCTTCTCACTATGCCAAAGGCTCTTATGGCATATCTAACCCTGATTCGCAACCTTATAAAACTATTTTCTTAAGTATAAAAGATGCAAATCAACAGATTAAAGAGACAAACTGTAAAATTCGACCCTGGCTCCAGGATTTTTCACTTGAATACACCTATGGGGCAAAAGAAGTCAGAGACCAAATCAATGCGGTCTATGCTCACGGAGTAGATGAATGGCTACTCTGGAATCCAGGATGTAAATATACCCAAAATGCCTTATTGACAGAGGATAACATCAGATTTGTCAAAAACCAGATCTTACCAAAACTATTTGTGGAATCCTCACCTTTACCTGTTAATTTACCATTATCTTACTCTCTTCCAAATACCTTTACCCTTCAGCCAACTTTAACCTCCCAGGATAAATGTGAAATATCCCACCAATCATCCACTATTTCTGAAAGTGGGAAAACGAAAAAAGGGAAGATGGATAAAGTAAGACACGAGTAA
- a CDS encoding type IV pilus twitching motility protein PilT: MHVNEYLRKMVNEKASDMYLKVGSPPVLRIDGKLTYMMQDNKVDVFPRLSPAETSELAYSIMNDDQKRKFEESYELDLAYSASGIGRFRCNMFCQRNTTALVFRMIPFEIPGFEELYLPEVIRDLASIPRGLIVVTGATGSGKSTTLAAMLDHINSTRRAHVVTVEDPIEFLHRDRESVIEQREVEMDTLSFAEALKHIVRQNPDVILIGEMRDIESLSACLSAAETGHLVLTTMHTIDAPQTVERIINFFPPYQHNQVRMQLSLVLKGIVSLRLLPRADGHGRVPAVEILTVTPLVRKLIEEGKTPQISSAITGGKFYGMQSFNQSLVYLYQNGLVTFEDALDASSNPEEFRLNVRGIYAGGTEVYEFKQEE; encoded by the coding sequence ATGCATGTTAATGAATATTTACGAAAAATGGTAAATGAAAAAGCCTCAGATATGTATCTTAAAGTAGGTAGTCCACCGGTCCTGCGGATAGATGGTAAATTAACCTATATGATGCAAGATAATAAAGTGGATGTATTTCCCAGACTTTCACCAGCAGAAACCTCGGAATTAGCCTATTCGATTATGAATGATGACCAAAAACGGAAATTTGAAGAAAGTTATGAATTGGATTTAGCCTATAGTGCCTCCGGGATTGGTAGATTTAGATGTAATATGTTTTGTCAAAGAAATACCACAGCACTTGTTTTTAGAATGATTCCTTTTGAGATACCGGGTTTTGAAGAGTTATATTTGCCTGAGGTAATTCGGGATTTAGCCAGTATCCCAAGGGGACTAATTGTCGTTACCGGGGCGACGGGTTCAGGTAAATCTACAACTTTAGCCGCAATGCTTGACCACATAAATTCTACTCGGCGGGCTCATGTCGTTACGGTGGAAGACCCAATTGAATTTCTACATCGAGATCGGGAATCGGTTATTGAACAACGAGAAGTAGAAATGGATACCCTTTCCTTTGCCGAGGCACTAAAACACATTGTTCGTCAAAATCCAGATGTGATACTGATAGGTGAAATGCGTGATATAGAAAGTCTCTCAGCGTGCTTGTCTGCCGCAGAAACCGGACATTTAGTGTTAACGACAATGCACACAATTGATGCCCCGCAAACAGTAGAACGAATAATTAATTTCTTCCCACCTTATCAACATAACCAGGTGCGGATGCAGCTCTCACTTGTCTTGAAAGGCATAGTTTCTCTACGATTATTACCCCGAGCGGATGGTCATGGTCGGGTGCCGGCTGTGGAAATTTTGACCGTGACACCGTTAGTGCGAAAATTAATCGAAGAAGGAAAAACGCCTCAAATTTCATCAGCTATTACTGGCGGAAAATTTTATGGGATGCAATCATTTAACCAATCATTAGTCTACCTTTATCAAAATGGTTTAGTTACCTTTGAAGATGCACTCGATGCCTCCAGTAATCCTGAAGAGTTTAGATTGAATGTTCGTGGAATTTATGCTGGTGGAACTGAAGTCTATGAATTTAAACAAGAAGAATAA
- the ftsZ gene encoding cell division protein FtsZ: protein MGFEFENDVTSPTKIKVIGVGGGGSNAVNGMFANRMSNSCIEFIVTNTDAQALKTSIVPYKIQIGGKLTKGLGAGSNPEIGQRAAQEDRETLQEALAGSDMIFITAGMGGGTGTGAAPIIAEIARESGALTVAVVTKPFLFEGQKRIQQGELGLAELVDKVDTLITIPNQKLLGVVEKNTTILDAFKVADNVLRQAIQGISDLITIPGIINLDFADVRTIMSSKGNALMGIGVGTGENRALHAAQHAVSSPLLEEASIEGAQGILINITGGTDMLLSEIDEAATFITEKADRNANIIFGAVTSEAIQGEIKITVIATGFGKTIPKIERVPQSQAKTIDMESFKGEKTFKKAEYEKQQEAIQERINVYNSDLFEIPTFLRRQAD from the coding sequence ATGGGTTTTGAATTTGAAAATGATGTAACATCACCAACGAAGATTAAAGTAATTGGTGTCGGCGGAGGGGGAAGTAATGCGGTTAATGGTATGTTTGCTAATCGAATGAGCAATAGTTGTATTGAATTTATAGTGACTAATACGGATGCCCAGGCGCTAAAAACATCAATTGTCCCATACAAAATACAGATTGGTGGTAAATTGACCAAAGGGTTAGGTGCTGGGTCTAATCCAGAAATAGGACAGCGAGCCGCACAAGAAGATAGAGAAACACTCCAGGAAGCATTAGCCGGGTCAGATATGATATTTATCACCGCGGGTATGGGTGGTGGAACAGGCACAGGAGCCGCACCAATTATTGCGGAAATTGCACGGGAATCAGGTGCTCTTACTGTTGCCGTTGTAACTAAACCATTTTTATTTGAGGGACAAAAACGCATCCAGCAGGGTGAATTAGGTTTAGCAGAACTCGTTGATAAGGTTGATACACTTATTACCATTCCCAATCAGAAATTATTAGGTGTTGTTGAAAAAAATACAACTATCCTGGATGCCTTTAAAGTCGCAGATAATGTCTTAAGACAGGCTATTCAAGGAATATCAGATTTAATTACTATCCCGGGAATAATTAATCTTGATTTTGCCGATGTGCGGACAATTATGTCTTCTAAAGGAAATGCACTGATGGGCATTGGAGTCGGCACCGGTGAAAATCGAGCCCTACATGCCGCTCAACACGCCGTTTCATCCCCCTTGTTAGAAGAAGCATCTATTGAGGGTGCTCAAGGAATATTGATAAATATTACTGGTGGAACAGATATGCTTTTATCCGAAATAGATGAAGCCGCTACTTTTATTACAGAAAAGGCAGATAGAAATGCAAATATTATCTTTGGTGCGGTTACTTCTGAAGCGATTCAGGGTGAAATAAAAATTACAGTCATTGCCACTGGATTTGGGAAAACAATTCCAAAAATAGAACGAGTGCCACAATCACAGGCGAAAACAATAGATATGGAAAGTTTCAAAGGAGAAAAAACATTTAAAAAAGCCGAATATGAAAAACAACAGGAAGCAATCCAGGAAAGAATTAATGTTTATAATAGCGACCTCTTCGAAATCCCTACTTTCTTAAGAAGACAGGCAGATTAA
- the ftsA gene encoding cell division protein FtsA, which translates to MAKEDIIVGLDIGTTKVCAVIGEIDEDRVEVIGVGTSPSHGLRKGVVVNIDSTVKSIENAVSEAELMAGVEVSSVFAGIAGGHIKGMNSHGVIAISRGREVTQADVERVIDAAKAVSIPLDREVIHVLPQQFIIDGQDGIKEPVGMSGVRLEVEIHIVTGAVTSAQNIIKCVNRAGFEVDDIVLEPLADAYAVLTEDEKDLGIVLVDIGGGTTDIVIFIDGSIWHTGVLSIGGDNVTKDISVGLRTPIVEAEKIKINYGCCMGSLIKNGETIGIPSVGEYKERTLPRQVLAEIIEPRMEEIFSLINQEIRMTGYENLVTSGVVLTGGASMLEGTAALAERVFDLPVRIGYPRGVSGLVDVVNSPLYSTGVGLVTYGMMHKLEGKKTKLGGRNAFQRVLNRMKEWVGEFF; encoded by the coding sequence ATGGCAAAAGAAGATATAATCGTTGGATTGGATATAGGGACAACAAAGGTTTGTGCCGTTATAGGAGAGATTGATGAAGATAGGGTGGAAGTAATCGGAGTGGGCACCAGTCCTTCTCATGGATTACGAAAAGGGGTAGTTGTAAATATTGATTCTACGGTTAAATCTATTGAGAATGCGGTCAGTGAAGCCGAACTTATGGCCGGTGTAGAGGTATCATCGGTATTTGCTGGTATTGCCGGTGGGCATATAAAAGGGATGAATAGTCATGGTGTCATTGCTATTTCAAGGGGTCGCGAGGTAACTCAGGCAGATGTCGAACGCGTCATAGATGCCGCCAAAGCCGTATCTATCCCACTTGACCGCGAAGTAATTCATGTTTTACCACAACAATTTATTATCGACGGTCAGGATGGAATAAAAGAACCCGTTGGAATGTCTGGAGTTCGATTAGAAGTAGAAATTCATATTGTTACCGGCGCCGTCACCTCGGCTCAAAATATTATCAAATGTGTTAATCGAGCCGGCTTTGAGGTGGATGATATTGTCCTTGAACCTTTAGCTGATGCCTATGCAGTTTTAACTGAAGATGAAAAAGATTTAGGTATTGTTCTGGTAGATATTGGTGGTGGAACGACCGATATTGTTATTTTCATTGATGGAAGTATCTGGCACACAGGGGTTTTATCTATTGGTGGAGATAATGTGACGAAAGATATATCTGTTGGATTACGAACACCAATTGTTGAGGCAGAGAAGATTAAAATAAATTATGGCTGTTGTATGGGTTCTTTAATTAAAAATGGTGAGACGATTGGTATTCCATCAGTAGGAGAATACAAAGAAAGAACTTTGCCGCGACAGGTATTAGCTGAGATTATTGAACCACGAATGGAAGAAATCTTCAGCTTGATAAATCAAGAAATAAGAATGACTGGCTATGAAAATTTAGTTACTTCAGGGGTTGTTTTAACAGGTGGCGCTTCGATGTTAGAAGGCACAGCCGCATTAGCCGAACGGGTATTTGATTTACCCGTTAGAATTGGTTACCCACGGGGAGTAAGTGGTTTAGTCGATGTGGTTAATTCACCACTATACTCAACGGGTGTCGGACTGGTAACTTATGGTATGATGCATAAATTAGAAGGCAAGAAAACTAAATTGGGTGGAAGAAATGCCTTTCAAAGAGTTCTGAATCGAATGAAAGAATGGGTTGGAGAATTCTTTTAG
- a CDS encoding D-alanine--D-alanine ligase produces MEMVEMKEHFLDKKIGVLLGGKSREREVSFRSGNKVLSSLQKQGLVAVAIDPAEKDFLDKLQNIDVSFIALHGRYGEDGCVQGLLELLDIPYTGSGVLASALGMDKVASKRIFNACDIPTPKYYVFNSVNELTGQCEQVLRDFDLPVVAKPISEGSSIGVTIVKKRKDLLKVIEGIMLEFNNAFIEEFIDGTEVTVGILGCGNDIQALPILELVAKNEFYDYHAKYTQGMTQFVIPARLPEDIYRKTQETALKAHLALNCHGFSRVDIIVDKIGIPYVHDVNTIPGLTDLSDLPACAKAVGISYDELILKMLYSSIIPKKLGLHEIKSK; encoded by the coding sequence ATGGAAATGGTAGAAATGAAAGAACACTTTTTAGATAAAAAGATAGGGGTTTTGTTGGGTGGTAAGAGTCGTGAGCGGGAGGTGTCATTTCGTTCCGGGAATAAAGTCTTATCTTCACTTCAAAAACAAGGACTTGTCGCGGTAGCCATAGACCCGGCAGAAAAAGATTTTCTGGATAAACTCCAGAATATAGATGTATCCTTTATTGCCCTTCACGGTCGCTACGGAGAAGACGGGTGTGTTCAGGGATTACTGGAATTACTTGACATACCTTATACTGGTTCTGGAGTATTGGCTTCTGCATTAGGTATGGATAAGGTCGCCTCAAAGAGAATATTTAATGCCTGTGATATTCCCACACCTAAATATTATGTTTTTAATTCCGTAAATGAGTTAACTGGTCAATGTGAACAGGTATTAAGAGATTTTGACCTGCCAGTCGTAGCAAAGCCAATATCAGAAGGTTCAAGTATTGGGGTAACGATTGTTAAAAAAAGAAAAGATTTACTTAAGGTTATTGAAGGCATAATGCTAGAATTTAATAATGCCTTTATCGAAGAATTCATTGACGGCACAGAGGTAACTGTGGGAATATTAGGGTGTGGAAATGATATTCAGGCATTACCTATTTTAGAATTAGTGGCAAAAAATGAATTCTATGATTATCACGCAAAATATACTCAAGGAATGACACAATTCGTTATTCCAGCAAGATTACCAGAGGATATTTATCGTAAAACTCAAGAGACGGCTTTAAAGGCACATTTAGCCCTCAACTGCCATGGATTTTCACGGGTAGATATAATCGTAGATAAAATTGGTATCCCTTATGTGCATGATGTTAATACTATTCCAGGATTAACGGATTTATCTGACCTGCCCGCGTGTGCGAAGGCAGTTGGGATTAGTTATGATGAACTGATACTGAAAATGCTTTATTCAAGTATTATTCCTAAAAAATTAGGGCTTCACGAAATTAAAAGTAAATAA
- the murB gene encoding UDP-N-acetylmuramate dehydrogenase: MNLVLELQKITNKVKLNEPMSCHTYFKVGGLADIFVEVGNEGELKQVVSLCAQFKTPFFVLGGGSNVLVTDKGIRGVVIKLVDEFKKIRWLDNGRIITGAGVELPKLVNLTCKRGLSGLEFAVGIPGTIGGAVIGNAGIQEKSIGDCVSFVKILDNKLSHKECGFSYRNSNLRKYVILEVEILLKKAEISHITTVLQDYKQKRKDTQPQGYRSAGCIFKNPPGNFAGKLIDDVGLKGLRIGGAYISNKHANFILNDGTATAMDILNLITKIKKSVFDKFGIGLEEEIIII, from the coding sequence ATGAATTTAGTTTTAGAACTTCAGAAAATAACAAATAAAGTTAAACTTAACGAGCCAATGAGCTGCCATACCTATTTTAAAGTCGGTGGTTTAGCCGATATATTCGTAGAGGTTGGTAATGAGGGGGAATTAAAACAGGTAGTAAGCCTGTGTGCTCAATTTAAGACACCGTTTTTCGTTTTAGGTGGAGGTTCAAATGTTTTAGTCACGGATAAGGGAATTCGCGGGGTCGTTATTAAATTAGTGGATGAATTTAAAAAGATAAGATGGCTTGACAACGGCAGGATAATTACTGGTGCAGGAGTTGAACTACCAAAATTAGTTAATCTAACTTGTAAAAGAGGATTGAGTGGGTTAGAATTTGCAGTTGGCATCCCGGGAACTATTGGCGGTGCCGTGATAGGCAATGCAGGAATACAGGAAAAATCCATTGGTGACTGTGTTAGTTTCGTTAAAATACTCGATAATAAATTATCTCATAAAGAATGCGGTTTTTCCTACCGAAATAGCAATTTAAGGAAATATGTTATTTTAGAGGTAGAAATTTTATTAAAAAAAGCCGAAATCTCGCACATAACCACTGTTTTGCAAGATTATAAGCAAAAAAGAAAAGATACTCAGCCTCAAGGTTATAGAAGTGCCGGGTGTATCTTTAAAAATCCACCAGGAAATTTTGCCGGAAAACTAATTGATGATGTAGGATTAAAAGGATTAAGAATAGGCGGTGCCTATATTTCCAATAAACACGCTAATTTCATCCTGAATGATGGCACGGCAACCGCAATGGATATATTAAATTTAATTACAAAGATAAAAAAAAGTGTCTTTGATAAATTTGGCATTGGACTGGAAGAAGAAATTATTATTATTTAA
- the murC gene encoding UDP-N-acetylmuramate--L-alanine ligase, with product MFKQGQHIHLIGIGGSGMSGIAEVLLNLKCQVSGSDIHPGDTTKRLEMLGGKIYYGHNANNIKDVDVVVYSSAVSEDNVEVAYAKSKRIPVIPRAEMLAELMRLKYGIAIAGAHGKTTTTSMISLILTKAEFDPTVVVGGRFNDIGSNARLGNSEYMVAETDESDGSFLKLSPIISVVTNIDREHLDFYKNLDEIKLAFLTFMNKVPFYGRVIFCLDCPNLHDIMEKIERKWTSYGLSQEAQIKATEVVLNGSYSEYTLVINDKKLTKIRVNIPGVHYLSNSLAAVAVGLELGIDLSVIKDALSSYGGVHRRLEIKGVVNGITIIDDYAHHPTEIKATLATIKHKKPKRIIAVFQPHRYTRTKALAQEFGQAFNDASVVIVTPIYPAGEKPIPGVDSSLIVESLVKQDYPEVMFINSFPEVIEFLLDVAKPDDVVVTLGAGDVWKIGTEIIEIYRNSSVLAAHKGGEN from the coding sequence ATGTTTAAACAAGGCCAACATATACATTTAATTGGTATCGGTGGTAGTGGTATGAGTGGTATTGCTGAGGTGTTGTTAAATCTGAAATGCCAGGTAAGTGGGTCAGATATTCATCCCGGTGATACCACAAAAAGGCTTGAAATGTTAGGTGGAAAAATATATTATGGACATAATGCTAATAATATTAAAGATGTAGATGTTGTAGTTTATTCTTCTGCGGTTAGTGAGGATAATGTGGAAGTAGCGTATGCTAAATCTAAGCGAATACCAGTTATCCCTCGTGCGGAGATGCTTGCCGAGTTGATGCGGCTTAAATATGGGATTGCCATTGCCGGCGCACATGGCAAAACAACCACAACTTCAATGATTTCATTAATTTTAACTAAAGCTGAATTCGACCCAACTGTTGTCGTTGGCGGCAGATTTAACGATATTGGAAGTAATGCCCGATTGGGTAATTCTGAATATATGGTTGCAGAAACAGATGAAAGTGATGGAAGTTTCTTAAAACTTTCGCCCATCATCTCTGTTGTAACTAATATTGACCGTGAACACCTTGATTTTTATAAGAATTTAGATGAAATTAAACTTGCATTTCTTACATTTATGAACAAAGTGCCGTTTTATGGACGGGTAATCTTTTGTCTGGATTGTCCAAATCTCCATGATATAATGGAAAAAATAGAAAGGAAATGGACATCCTATGGTTTGAGTCAGGAGGCACAGATTAAAGCCACCGAAGTAGTGCTTAACGGTTCTTATTCAGAATATACATTAGTGATAAATGATAAAAAATTAACTAAAATCAGGGTTAATATTCCTGGAGTGCATTATTTGAGTAATTCATTAGCCGCCGTAGCTGTGGGTTTGGAATTAGGAATTGATTTATCTGTTATCAAGGATGCCTTAAGTAGTTATGGTGGGGTGCATCGCCGACTTGAGATTAAAGGGGTGGTTAATGGAATTACCATCATCGATGATTATGCCCATCATCCAACAGAGATAAAAGCAACTTTAGCCACAATTAAACATAAAAAACCAAAACGAATTATTGCCGTATTTCAACCACATCGCTACACACGAACAAAGGCATTAGCCCAGGAATTTGGTCAGGCATTTAATGACGCAAGTGTGGTCATTGTTACGCCAATTTATCCCGCAGGCGAAAAACCAATTCCAGGTGTGGATTCATCTTTAATCGTTGAGAGTTTGGTTAAACAAGACTATCCAGAGGTGATGTTTATTAATTCATTTCCAGAGGTAATCGAGTTTTTACTGGATGTGGCAAAACCAGATGATGTTGTTGTCACTCTCGGTGCAGGCGATGTTTGGAAGATAGGAACAGAAATCATAGAAATATATAGAAACAGCTCTGTCCTTGCGGCACACAAAGGGGGTGAAAATTAA
- a CDS encoding ATP-binding protein: MKRLFPVGIPVRGDDLIGREKEIEKICQLLKIGQSVAIIAPRRYGKTSLVLEVIQRIKQEKYLCGYVDIFRVISKQELAEKIVDTVIENKKISQFVKTIKEGLSQWMKRIEFKQIIEDFEFILKFGETKIDELMLLDEALQFPEDYASKNNVNLLMVYDEFGDLVKLNGEMLIKRMRAILQMQEKVVYVFSGSQESIMINLFSNSKSAFFRFARVIHLDLLPKAPLVKYIISKFSQENIIISDELAGEIIDRVWGHPYYTQLLCQNIYLLRNGQTINKEDIDIAIQEALNTERVYFEQIWEKLKTKKNFLEVIRFIASGNSNPYNLRHLERQQIYYITSQLEMLGYLKKIDKGQYELSDPLFKEYIKSFVKEIVI; the protein is encoded by the coding sequence ATGAAGAGACTTTTCCCTGTGGGTATTCCGGTTAGGGGAGATGACTTAATCGGTCGTGAAAAAGAGATTGAAAAAATTTGTCAATTGCTTAAAATTGGACAAAGTGTTGCGATTATTGCTCCTCGAAGATATGGAAAGACATCTTTAGTCTTAGAAGTTATCCAGAGGATAAAACAAGAAAAATATCTTTGTGGGTATGTAGATATATTTAGAGTCATATCTAAACAGGAACTTGCTGAAAAGATTGTAGATACGGTTATAGAAAATAAAAAAATTAGTCAGTTTGTTAAAACAATTAAAGAAGGATTAAGTCAATGGATGAAGCGAATAGAATTTAAACAGATAATCGAAGATTTCGAGTTTATATTAAAATTCGGAGAAACTAAGATAGACGAATTAATGTTACTTGATGAGGCATTACAATTTCCAGAAGATTATGCAAGTAAAAATAATGTTAATTTATTAATGGTCTATGATGAATTTGGGGATTTAGTTAAACTAAATGGAGAGATGTTAATAAAGAGGATGCGGGCAATACTTCAAATGCAAGAAAAGGTAGTCTATGTTTTCTCTGGAAGTCAAGAAAGTATTATGATTAACTTATTCTCTAATTCTAAATCTGCATTTTTCAGATTTGCTCGAGTTATCCATTTAGATTTACTTCCTAAAGCACCTTTAGTTAAGTATATTATATCTAAGTTTTCCCAGGAAAATATCATTATCTCCGATGAACTCGCTGGTGAGATAATTGATAGGGTTTGGGGACATCCTTACTATACTCAATTACTCTGCCAAAATATTTACTTATTAAGAAATGGGCAAACAATCAATAAAGAAGATATTGATATTGCCATCCAGGAAGCATTGAATACTGAAAGAGTATATTTTGAACAAATATGGGAGAAACTTAAAACAAAGAAGAATTTTTTAGAAGTAATCCGCTTTATCGCCTCAGGTAATTCTAACCCATATAATTTGCGCCACTTAGAACGACAACAGATTTATTACATTACATCTCAATTAGAAATGTTAGGCTATTTGAAAAAAATAGATAAAGGTCAATATGAATTAAGCGACCCTTTATTTAAAGAATATATTAAATCATTTGTAAAAGAAATTGTTATATAA
- the murG gene encoding undecaprenyldiphospho-muramoylpentapeptide beta-N-acetylglucosaminyltransferase, which produces MRIIITGGGTLGHIYPALAIAERLKQETEILFIGTTKGIESDVIQKQGFKFKGLDVEGWTVKNKIKFFIKLIKTFLVGIRYIIEFKPDIVLGMGGYASVPVVLGAVLFKIKTVIHEQNFIPGKATRLLAKFVDKIAISFADSNRFLPAKKTVLTGNPVRLQIGQINRQEALKRFEISGDKFTLLVFGGSKGAHKINEVMKQTLNLLPDDKIQIIWATGEEDYQFIKETKSKVKIVVEKFFYDLPVAYQVADLVICRAGATTIAEIIACNLPAILIPYPYATDNHQEYNARPLVEKGTAIMIKDRELSSENIGKIIIELIENRDKLKIMAENYQPLKTADASQNVVNIIYSLNRVSRN; this is translated from the coding sequence ATGCGGATTATAATTACAGGCGGCGGGACATTAGGACATATCTACCCGGCTCTGGCAATTGCCGAGAGATTAAAACAAGAAACCGAGATTTTATTTATAGGTACCACAAAAGGGATTGAGTCAGATGTCATCCAAAAACAAGGGTTTAAATTTAAAGGGCTTGATGTCGAAGGCTGGACCGTAAAAAATAAAATTAAGTTTTTCATTAAACTAATAAAAACCTTTTTGGTCGGGATAAGGTATATTATAGAGTTTAAACCAGATATTGTTCTGGGAATGGGAGGTTATGCCTCAGTTCCGGTAGTTTTAGGAGCAGTCTTATTTAAGATTAAAACCGTTATTCATGAGCAAAATTTTATTCCTGGTAAAGCCACTCGCTTGCTGGCTAAATTTGTCGATAAAATAGCCATTAGTTTTGCCGATTCTAATCGATTTCTACCCGCGAAAAAAACCGTGCTAACAGGCAATCCAGTTAGATTACAGATTGGACAGATAAATAGACAGGAGGCACTAAAGAGATTTGAGATAAGTGGAGATAAATTTACCTTGCTTGTCTTTGGCGGAAGCAAAGGGGCACATAAAATTAATGAGGTGATGAAACAAACACTAAATCTTCTCCCGGATGATAAAATACAAATAATTTGGGCAACCGGGGAGGAAGATTATCAATTCATAAAGGAAACAAAATCAAAAGTAAAAATAGTCGTTGAAAAGTTTTTTTATGATTTACCCGTAGCGTATCAAGTGGCAGATTTGGTTATCTGTCGAGCCGGAGCAACAACCATCGCGGAAATTATTGCTTGTAATTTGCCAGCAATTTTAATCCCATATCCCTATGCCACAGATAACCATCAGGAATATAACGCCAGACCTCTGGTGGAAAAAGGAACGGCAATAATGATAAAAGATAGAGAACTATCATCTGAAAATATAGGCAAGATTATTATTGAATTAATCGAAAATCGTGATAAACTCAAAATAATGGCTGAAAATTATCAGCCGCTTAAAACGGCAGATGCATCTCAAAATGTGGTTAATATTATTTATTCCTTAAATAGGGTTTCTCGAAATTAA